From the genome of Argentina anserina chromosome 4, drPotAnse1.1, whole genome shotgun sequence, one region includes:
- the LOC126791202 gene encoding divinyl chlorophyllide a 8-vinyl-reductase, chloroplastic — MSLCFSSTAFNLHSAKHHSFLTQFTNPTKVTSFPLTGFSSSHFNLSEIVKFSKQKPKPISASTTQTAETTVIPSFRNKSPKDINILVVGATGYIGRFVVKELVDREFNVIAIAREKSGIRGKVSKDETLNQLKGANVCFSDVTSLDSLEKSIEELGVPIDVVVSCLASRSGGVKDSWKIDYEATKNSFVAGRKRGASHFVLLSAVCVQKPLLEFQRAKLKFEDELIREAEEDSGFSYSIVRPTAFFKSLGGQVELVKDGKPYVMFGDGKLCACKPISEADLASFIADCVLNENKINQILPIGGPGKALTPLEQGELLFRLVGREPKFLKVPIEIMDFAIGVLDFLVKIFPSMEDTAEFGKIGRYYAAESMLVLDPETGEYSAEKTPSYGKDTLEDFFQTVLREGMAGQELGEQTIF, encoded by the coding sequence ATGTCACTGTGCTTCTCCTCCACCGCATTCAATCTCCACTCAGCAAAACACCATAGCTTCCTAACCCAGTTCACCAACCCAACTAAGGTAACCTCATTTCCCCTTACTGGGTTCTCATCATCTCACTTTAACTTATCTGAAATAGTTAAGTTCagcaaacaaaaaccaaagccCATTTCAGCTTCAACGACCCAAACTGCTGAAACCACCGTTATACCTTCATTTAGGAACAAAAGTCCCAAAGACATTAACATTCTGGTTGTGGGTGCAACTGGGTACATTGGAAGGTTTGTAGTTAAGGAGTTAGTGGATAGAGAGTTCAATGTTATAGCCATTGCTAGGGAGAAGAGTGGGATTAGAGGTAAGGTTAGTAAGGATGAGACTTTGAACCAGTTGAAAGGAGCCAATGTGTGCTTTTCAGATGTGACCAGTTTGGATAGTTTGGAGAAATCTATTGAGGAACTGGGTGTTCCAATTGATGTAGTGGTTTCTTGCCTTGCTAGCCGTAGTGGCGGTGTGAAGGACTCTTGGAAGATAGACTATGAGGCAACAAAGAACAGTTTTGTTGCCGGTAGGAAGCGTGGGGCTTCACATTTTGTGTTGCTTTCTGCAGTATGTGTGCAGAAACCTCTTCTTGAATTCCAGCGCGCAAAGCTGAAGTTCGAGGATGAGTTGATCAGGGAAGCTGAGGAGGACAGTGGTTTTAGTTACAGCATTGTGAGGCCAACTGCATTCTTTAAGAGCTTAGGGGGTCAGGTTGAGCTGGTGAAAGATGGGAAGCCATATGTGATGTTTGGGGATGGGAAGTTGTGTGCTTGCAAGCCGATAAGTGAGGCAGATTTGGCTTCGTTTATTGCTGATTGTGTGTTGAATGAGAATAAGATTAACCAAATTTTGCCAATTGGCGGACCGGGGAAGGCCTTGACACCATTGGAGCAAGGAGAGTTGCTGTTTAGACTTGTGGGGAGGGAACCCAAGTTTTTGAAAGTGCCTATTGAGATAATGGACTTTGCTATTGGGGTCCTTGATTTCCTTGTAAAGATATTTCCTTCGATGGAAGATACAGCTGAGTTTGGGAAGATTGGAAGGTATTATGCAGCTGAGAGTATGTTGGTTTTAGATCCTGAGACTGGAGAATACAGTGCTGAGAAAACACCGAGTTATGGTAAAGACACATTGGAAGACTTCTTCCAGACTGTGCTGAGAGAGGGGATGGCTGGCCAGGAATTGGGGGAGCAAACAATTTTCTGA
- the LOC126792251 gene encoding uncharacterized mitochondrial protein AtMg00810-like, with translation MQDELRALHENNTWSIVQLPKGHKVVGARWIYKIKFHSDGRIERHKARLVARGFTQTFGVDYKETFAPVAKMNTVRVLLYVAVNSGWSLFQMDVKNAFLHGELEEDVYMRLPPGHHQANEAGVVCKLHKAIYGLKQSPRAWYSKLSSVLLECGFKRSMADSSMFVRTGTFGRLIVLVYVDDLIITGDSNEEIQSLKGTLHTKFAIKDLGALRYFLGIEMDQSPFGLFLNQRKYIVELLEETNMKASSSTPTPLPSKFDIEASGDPLPHISEYQRLVGKLIYLTITRPDISYAVSLVSQFMHAPTSTHMHLVKRILRYLKGTVTKGVFMKNNGHFVLEGFSDSDWAGNTLDRKSTTGFCTFVGGNLVTWKSKKQSVVARSSAEAEYRAMASTACELIWLKAILQDLGVKCKNPITLCNNPRF, from the coding sequence ATGCAAGATGAACTTCGAGCACTCCATGAAAATAATACTTGGAGTATTGTTCAATTGCCAAAAGGCCACAAGGTAGTTGGAGCCAGATGGATCTACAAAATCAAGTTTCATTCAGATGGCAGAATTGAGAGACACAAGGCAAGGTTAGTAGCTCGTGGTTTTACTCAAACGTTTGGAGTTGATTATAAGGAAACATTTGCACCAGTTGCTAAAATGAACACTGTTCGTGTATTGTTATATGTGGCTGTCAATTCTGGTTGGTCCTTGTTTCAAatggatgttaagaatgcatttttgcatggagagtTAGAAGAAGATGTGTATATGCGCCTGCCTCCAGGGCATCATCAAGCAAATGAAGCTGGGGTTGTGTGCAAATTGCATAAGGCTatatatggtcttaaacaatccCCAAGAGCTTGGTATTCTAAACTCAGCTCTGTGCTTCTTGAATGTGGTTTTAAAAGGAGCATGGCTGATTCATCTATGTTTGTCAGAACTGGTACTTTTGGAAGACTCATTGTTCTCGTCTATGTGGATGATTTAATTATCACTGGTGACAGTAATGAAGAAATTCAGTCTCTTAAAGGTACCTTGCATACCAAGTTTGCCATTAAAGATCTTGGTGCACTGAGGTACTTTttaggaattgaaatggatcaATCACCCTTTGGCTTGTTTCTCAATCAAAGGAAATATATTGTTGAGCTACTGGAAGAAACTAACATGAAGGCTAGCAGTTCAACTCCTACCCCTCTTCCAAGCAAATTTGATATTGAAGCATCAGGTGATCCTCTCCCTCACATCTCAGAATATCAAAGATTGGTTGGTAAACTCATATACCTCACAATTACACGACCAGATATTTCATATGCTGTTAGCTtggtgagtcagttcatgcatgctCCTACATCTACACACATGCATTTGGTCAAACGAATTCTAAGGTATCTCAAGGGCACAGTGACTAAGGGAGtgtttatgaaaaataatggtCATTTTGTCTTGGAAGGTTTTTCTGACTCTGATTGGGCAGGCAACACCCTTGATCGAAAGTCTACGACTGGTTTTTGCACATTTGTAGGTGGAAACTTAgtcacatggaagagtaaaaaACAGTCAGTGGtggcaagatcaagtgcagaAGCTGAGTATAGGGCAATGGCCTCTACTGCATGTGAATTGATATGGCTGAAGGCTATTCTTCAAGATCTTGGTGTCAAGTGCAAGAATCCTATCActttatgtaataaccctcgtttttaa